In Helicobacter mastomyrinus, a single genomic region encodes these proteins:
- a CDS encoding methyl-accepting chemotaxis protein → MFSLLRHLSIKTQIVSLMGIPLLALISFLCLQLSQTFTSINEVKVLQEQIRISEQISDLVHEMQKERGLSAGFVVSQGKQFSNELKEQRTRTNKEIKTLQDMLSNSSNLNEAFLTTLQQGLESILKIEQTRQKADNAITSQENITPQIIGYYTSTIALLLDGITKSANLINNAILARAMIAYTNFLYAKERAGLERATINGIFAANIPPSDALYDKAISLISEQESFLKIFLFIASQESNNVYNKAIKDKSFAEVQRMRDILTQKRHTGDFGINAKHWFDTITAKIDVLRDIEDFIATRIRNLTLAQLDSLKATFEILLVVYGFVLLFTIGFSVFVVKNILTRLNNVNTKLAYITQNKDLTEQVKILANDEISKMAHSVNAFIRYIHDVFLEVVKLIKNNLSITQTLVKTSIQLDNNTKDIAKISKDNTEIGEASADILKQNITLSNATKEALDSVLNNMGETKHIIQSVNEEIAQDAQKEHENVQKILSLANEAKNIQGVLIAITEIADQTNLLALNAAIEAARAGEHGRGFAVVADEVRKLAERTQHSITETSGIIQSILQSIDEVSTDMENSSKSMTRLTEQSQVMHANIESLSSLVQEAMEKSLQNLEGAQKVDENASAIVENGIKIASCVNQIVEISENIQNHSQALGEQSKTLDEMMSTFKI, encoded by the coding sequence ATGTTTTCGCTACTTCGGCATTTGAGCATTAAAACTCAAATAGTTTCTCTTATGGGCATTCCACTTCTTGCTCTTATCTCTTTTCTCTGCTTGCAGCTTTCACAAACTTTCACATCAATTAACGAGGTTAAGGTGCTGCAAGAGCAAATTCGCATCTCTGAACAAATTTCAGATCTTGTGCACGAAATGCAAAAGGAAAGGGGTTTAAGTGCAGGGTTTGTGGTCTCTCAAGGGAAGCAATTTAGCAATGAGCTTAAAGAGCAGCGCACACGCACAAACAAAGAAATCAAGACATTGCAAGATATGCTATCAAATAGTAGTAATTTAAATGAAGCCTTTCTCACTACTTTGCAGCAAGGCTTAGAATCTATCCTAAAAATAGAACAAACAAGGCAAAAAGCTGATAACGCTATCACCTCACAAGAAAATATCACCCCACAGATAATAGGATACTACACTTCTACCATTGCACTTTTACTTGATGGCATTACAAAATCTGCTAATCTTATCAATAATGCCATTTTAGCTCGAGCTATGATAGCTTATACAAACTTCCTTTATGCAAAGGAGAGGGCTGGGCTAGAGAGAGCCACAATCAATGGTATATTTGCTGCTAATATCCCACCAAGCGATGCGCTTTATGATAAGGCGATTTCTCTTATATCCGAGCAAGAAAGTTTTTTAAAGATTTTTTTATTTATCGCTTCACAGGAAAGCAATAATGTTTATAACAAAGCCATCAAAGATAAAAGCTTTGCTGAAGTGCAAAGAATGCGTGATATTCTCACCCAAAAGCGACATACAGGAGATTTTGGCATTAATGCGAAACATTGGTTTGATACTATTACAGCAAAAATTGATGTGCTAAGAGATATAGAGGACTTTATTGCCACACGCATCAGAAATCTCACACTTGCACAACTTGATTCCTTGAAGGCTACTTTTGAAATATTGCTTGTGGTGTATGGCTTTGTGCTGCTTTTTACTATTGGTTTTAGTGTATTTGTGGTAAAAAATATCCTCACACGTTTAAATAATGTCAATACCAAACTTGCCTATATCACACAAAATAAAGATTTAACAGAGCAGGTAAAGATTCTTGCAAATGATGAAATTTCAAAAATGGCACACTCTGTAAATGCCTTTATCCGCTATATCCACGATGTATTCTTGGAAGTAGTAAAGCTTATCAAAAATAATCTCTCCATCACACAAACTCTTGTAAAAACATCTATCCAACTTGACAACAACACCAAGGATATTGCCAAAATCTCTAAAGATAATACCGAGATAGGCGAAGCAAGTGCAGATATTTTAAAGCAAAATATTACACTTTCAAATGCAACAAAAGAGGCTTTAGATAGTGTATTAAACAATATGGGAGAAACAAAGCACATAATACAATCCGTCAATGAGGAGATTGCTCAAGATGCACAAAAAGAGCACGAAAATGTGCAAAAGATACTCTCTCTTGCTAATGAGGCAAAAAATATTCAAGGAGTGCTTATAGCGATTACTGAGATTGCCGATCAAACCAATCTTTTAGCACTTAATGCAGCTATTGAAGCAGCAAGAGCAGGAGAACACGGACGAGGCTTTGCTGTGGTCGCTGATGAGGTGCGAAAGTTAGCTGAGCGCACACAGCACTCTATTACCGAGACAAGCGGCATTATCCAATCTATTTTGCAATCCATAGATGAAGTTTCTACCGATATGGAAAATAGCTCTAAATCTATGACTCGCCTTACAGAGCAATCTCAAGTGATGCATGCCAATATAGAATCTCTATCTTCATTGGTGCAAGAAGCAATGGAAAAATCTCTACAAAACCTAGAGGGCGCACAAAAAGTAGATGAAAATGCTTCAGCTATCGTGGAAAATGGTATCAAAATCGCCTCGTGCGTGAATCAAATCGTAGAAATTAGTGAAAATATACAAAATCACTCCCAAGCTCTTGGTGAACAAAGCAAAACGCTTGATGAAATGATGAGCACCTTTAAGATATAA